The window AGGAGGTTGGTAtttatcacccccattttacagatgaagaaaatgaggcttaGCAAGCCTGACAAGACCTAGAGCTAGGCCATCTGATCCCAAGTCTAGTGTCTGCATCTGGAGACAGTGGTTCTCCACCTGGCTGCACGCTCAGACCACTCGGGGAGCGGAACACTGCTGTCTGAGTCCCGTCTCAGACCAACTGAACCAGAATCCAGCTCCTCAGGGGGATTCTCACTTGCTCCAAGCAGACCTGGAGGTGAGAGCGGGTTTCTCTGCTTACCAGTTGGGGTGGActattccttctctttctccatgGGTGCCCCTCGCCAGGGCAGGCTCATAGCATAGGGTGGCAGAGGTCAGGCAGCAGGACGTCCTCCAGTCACATCCCCACTACAGGCTGGGGCTAAGGAAAAGGTCTAGACTGCAAAATTCTGCTCTTCCTTCTTGAGTATCTGCGTGCCATGTCGGAGAGGAATCCCAGGACACCCCGAGGTGGTCCTGCTCACTGTTCAGCTTTTGCCACCCTCATCTTAATTATTTTCCCTTCTATTCTCACCTCCCTTCTGCCCAGTTCCCCTCACTCCAAACAAGTAATTATGGCTATGGctactccattctttttttttttttttggccgggaTGTTTTTAGTCATTTACAAGTCAGTAAcaatccctctttctttctcctttttcaccccaAGGGTGGCCTACTCTCCAGGCTGCTGAGAATcttacttttcttcatttaacCTTTATCTTGAACATCATTCCATatcaattcattcttttttatagctgcatgtCCCCcagcacagatttttttttttaaacacacccTGAAAGTCCACGGCTTACCGCTTGGGTCCAAATCAAATATCTCCTACTCTGATTCACCCATCTCTGCTGCCTACCCCATGGACCTCGGGCCACAGAGTCTGGAGGCTGCGGTCAGTTCTTACTGGGAGTTAGGTTTCCACCCTATGTCCGATGTTAACGTAGGAGCCTTGGCTTATGCCTCCTCTCTGGAGATGAGGAGGCCAAATCAGATCCCGTAGCTGAAGTCCTTACCAAACAGGTGCTGCCATGCGGGCACTTCGGTGAGCACAAGAAGCCTCGTTCTAGAACAGTGAGTCCCAGCCTGCTCGCTTAGCCATCCAGCCCAGATGCCACCGCCTTCTTCCCTCCACAGCTGCAGGTTTATTTGCTTGTGTCTCTGAAGAGGTGAGGTAAGGTGCTGTTCTTGGAGGAAGAAGCCAGGAGCGAGGAGTAAGACCTGGATGTAGAAACTGCTGCTGGAGGACAGGGGCTGTGGTGGGTGGAGGTGGTGAGGGGGCAGTGGCACCTGGATGGAGCAGACACACCTGAGCCTGCATGGGGTGTGGTTGCCCTGCTGGCTGGCACTGAGGACCCTCCGGCAGTTGCCACATAGAAGAGAGACTTGTGCCCTCAGATTCAGACAGCCTGAGCTTGTCCCCCCAGTTTCTTGCTGGGAGATCTCTGTGAGTCATTTAACTTCGAGGAGATGTGGGTCCCTCGtgtgtgaaatgggaataaaaacaaATCCCTGCAGACTTGCTGGGggcattaaatgagatagtagAGGCGGAGTCGTTTTTATAAATGGTAAAAACACTGTACAATTTATCAATTGGTCATTAACTTCTCTGCGTTGAATTAAGGCATTGAAATGACCTCACTTCTGTTTCAGACTAGCCATGAGAAGCGCAGTCACTAGttcactctgagcctcagtttcccctcctgtGGAGTGGACGTGCCTGCCTCCGAGTGGCAGGGCAGGGATCGGGACTGATGTGGTTCTCATCCCTCCCACAGGGTCTCCAGCCACCTGCCCTTCCCGAGAGGAGAGAGCTCTGGGCCTTCTTCCTGCCAGTCTGGTCTTCGAGTGCCTTCAGGACAGATAGACCTTGGCACAGGCTGTCCCGAGATTCCTGCGATGCCTGTCTGTTCCTGCCTTCTGTGGAGCATGGCACCCACAGGATTCCAGGACGGATCTTAGACCCGAGCCTCCAGGAGGGTGCCCTGTGCTGCTCCCTGCACAGTCCCTCTCAGCTCCCCTGCCACCCAGCCTCCAAGGCCGGCTCCCATCCTGGAAATGCCCTCGGGCACCTGGATGAGGCCATCCCAGAGCGGGACCCAACTGTGCCACCCACCAACCCTCCCCCTGTGCCCCCTGCCCCCTCGCATGTCCTGCTGCCAGGGCAGACTGTAGAATGTCTGTGCCCCAGATCCACGTGGAAGAAGTGGGTGCAGAAGAGGGGGCAGGAGCAGCTGCACCACCCGATGACCACCTCCGGAGCCTGAAGGCCCTCAccgagaaactgaggctggagaccCGCAGGCCCTCCTACCTGGAATGGCAGGCCAGGCTGGAGGAGCAGACCTGGCCCTTCCCGAGGCCGGCTGCGGAGCCACAGGCGAGCTTGGAGGAGGGGGAGCATGGGGGGCAGGAGCCCTTGCTCCCGCTGAGAGAACCCGGGCAGTACGCCCCTCCTGCCAGGAGTGCCAGCCGGGGCACCACACCCTTGTCCACTGGCAAGCTGGAAGGCTTTCAGAGCATCGATGAAGCTATAGCCTGGCTCAGGAAGGAACTGGTGAGTGGCTGCCCCTGAGAATCCCCAGAAAAGAGAAGATGccactgtctctctgtctctgtgtgtctctctctccgtCTGTCTATGtctgtctccccacccccaccatgtatttcttcccctctctctacCCACCAAGTGCACATCTGTAATGTTCCCATGAGTTGAGGGCAGGCCTCATTTGTATGTGGTTGGGGGGACCCAGGTGTCATCAGCCCCTAATTGCAGACACTAATGGAGGAAGCAGGTGTTTTCTGGGAGAACTTGAACTCATGTTAAGGTGTCCCCCTCTCCCCTCAACACTGCTCCCAGTACTGGAGTCTCAAACACTTCTCCCTGGACTGTGAAGGGGGCTCCTGGGGTGTGACTGCCCCTCCCTCTGCGCTGGAACCTCCCCACCCTGCTGTCCACCCCAGCTGCCTGCCACTCCGGGGACCACCCATTCTGCAGGTGGGCGGCCTCTCCCTGTGCTGGGCGCTGGCTGGGTGGCTCCATGAGGCACAGTGGCTGGGGTGTGGCTGTGCAGGGCACTCCTGTAAGGAGCTGGCTTGGCGTGGAATGTGCTCCAGTGGTAAGGAGTGGTGGGGCCATCCAGAGCCTGCGGGATGGGTCCTGCCTGGGGAGAGGCTCGGTGAGGAGGCTCAGAGGAGGAGTTGGCTCAGAAGTCAGGGCGGGGCCAGGTGCGAGAGAAAGGCACATTGTGTTTGAGCTGGGACCGCAGCAGTCACTTTCCTCCCCATAGGCAAGGCAGATTCCCAATAGGAGCATCTTTTGTGCATGGTGACTCAGCCTGAGAACAGGGTGGGGGTGCAGAGCTGGGTGCCCtgtcccctcccaccccccaggGGAGAATCACCTATGTCTGGCATGACAGCCTCTCAGCAGCACCAGACATGAAGCTAACCCTCCCCCAGCTCTCAAGCCCTGCCTCATCCCGTCCCCTGAGGCCCAGGTGACACCTTCGAGTCAGGCCACTCTGGCCACAGGTGAGCCGGCCATCAGGGGCAGCTGCCTTCCAGAGCCGGCAGTGGCTCTGGGGTCAGCAGGGTAGGCTGAGGCCTGCTTGGTTTGTTTTGCAGAATCCTGAAAACTAAATCCCCATGAGGCCTGGAATGCCTCAGGGGCTGAGAAAATTCACTGGGGTTTGGAGTGGGGTGGGGCTCAGGGACACAGGGATCTGATTGATTAATTGGAAACCTGTTTGGGTTTTAACACTTGATGCCTAGAGTGCTTCTCAGAACACACCGTTCTGTTATGTCCATCTCTAGTAATGAGACGGTGCACATGCTGTCGGCTTTGGAGAAGATGAGGCACCTGTGGATTTGAGCCACATCTCTGGGGTGCTCTGTCACCCCTGG of the Chlorocebus sabaeus isolate Y175 chromosome 8, mChlSab1.0.hap1, whole genome shotgun sequence genome contains:
- the FAM167A gene encoding protein FAM167A, with amino-acid sequence MSVPQIHVEEVGAEEGAGAAAPPDDHLRSLKALTEKLRLETRRPSYLEWQARLEEQTWPFPRPAAEPQASLEEGEHGGQEPLLPLREPGQYAPPARSASRGTTPLSTGKLEGFQSIDEAIAWLRKELTEMRLQDQQLARQLMRLRSDINKLKIEHTCRLHRRMLNDATYELEERDELADLFCDSPLASSFSLSTPLKLIGVTKMNINSRRFSLC